Part of the Anopheles coluzzii chromosome 3, AcolN3, whole genome shotgun sequence genome is shown below.
TTCATTTCGCACACTTTGGTCCTTTCATTGCAAACCAACAATCGCAATCAAGTCATTCAGTATGCAGTAAAAGATGCATCTATCGTACGTAATGCGATAAAAATACGCAACAAACAGAAGAGAAAGTAAACACTATACTTACTGTGATAAATCCGTAGCCCTTCGAGCGTCCCGTGTCGGCATCCATGATGAGCTGGATGTTATCGATCTTGCCGAACGGTTCGAAGATACCGTTCAGCATATCCTCCGTGATGTTGAAATGCAGCGAGCCCACGTACAGACGCATCGGGCCGGACGGGTTCTTGGGCGGTGCAACCGGCGGCTGGCTGGCCATACGGTTCTTTTCCGCCTGCGTGTGCTGCACGCTGATCGGTATGCCGAGCAGCTTCTGCCCGGACAGCCCCAGCGCCAGCGCGACCGACTCGGGATCCTTAAACTCAATGTAGGCGATACCCTTGAAGCGCTTCGTTTTGTTGCACGTGATCAGACGGACGTCGCGCACCTTGCCTACGCTCGAGAAGAACTCTTCCAGGTCGCGCGCATGGATGCGCTGGGACAGCTGCATGCAGAAGACGGTACGCGCATCCCGATCCTCCTGGCTCATCTCTTCCAGCGGCGATCGATCACGGTAGTAGCCGGAGCCACCTCGTCCCCTTCCCCGGTAGGGTTTGGGGGACATCGAGCGACGGCCACGGCCCATGCCCCGTCCACCGTCCCTCGAACGGCTGCGACGGCGATAGTCTCGTTCGCGAGACCGGCGTCGATGATCAACGCGATCACGAGATCGACGCTTCTCAACCACTACCTCCCGCCGATGGTGATCGCTCTTGCCGCGGTCCTTTTCCTTCGAGCGGTCCTTCGAACGGTCGCGGCGCGCTGGCGAACGGGACTTGCTGCGATCCTTGCTGCGACGGCGCTCCTTGTCGCGGGTACGGCCGGGCGAACCGGAACGATGCTTTTTGGAGGCCTTTTCACCGTCCCGATCGCGTTCACGGTCACGCTCACGCTCGCGGTCACGGTCGCGCTCACGATCACGGTCCCGCTCACGTTCTCTTTCGCGTTCGCGCGAACGACTGCGGTGGCTGttggaaaatttaaaacaaattagtCAACTGTCTTTTCCGTTTAAAGGTTGACATATCGTTTTGTCATTGATTTGCGACTTACCGTGAGGATTTGCTATGACCATTTTCCTTAgattttttctctccattcGTTGTGGCGCCATTTTCTACCGGTGAGGCGGCAGCATCATCCTGGTTTTGGGGGTGAATAGCAAGCAGCGTCATCGATGGACGGGTTGATGAAGAAAGcagagcacacacatataGGGCACGTCGTAAACCGTACCGAGAAGATAAGGTCGTATtcgagaaaatgaaaatgatgcATACGCGCAATTGGCATTGAACAGTAGAAGGGTTTAAGTTGATTTTGGGGTGGTGGTTTGAGTTGCAGGACCACGCGCAACAACACCCGCGTGATGATTGTTTCACGCCGTTCGTGAATAGCGCGAATAGAGATGaagtgtaaaaaaagaaaacaacaaaaaaagaaaagggaaagagaagagaaaacaacaaaatagtGGATTAATTTAGTGCGTTGCATAGATGTGTCGGATTCGCGCAAATCCCTCCAGCAGGTGCGGGAAATAGtcgctctctctatctcagTGTTGCAGCAATGAAACGGCGCGTGTCACCGCCGCGCACGCACACCAGAAGTCATATGCAAATAtaagagaaaaacaaatacaacatGGGAGGCAACACATTGAAGATACGTTCAAGTCGACGAACAGTGCGTTCTCTTAGACTTAGCCCAACTTAGCACCGTGCATCAAGCGTGTGTCTTTTGCGCATCTTCACCTCACTGACACGTGGCTGGGGTTCGGTATTCGGTAAACCTACGCAGAAGAAATGAAACGTAAAAAAGTGGTGTTGGAACTCTCCAGCGTGTATGTTCTCCACAATTTTGGCTAAGTGCACACAGATGACCGCACACAGCGCAGGATCGCTTAAACCTTATTAATCTCTTCTTCCGCAGACCAGCCACAGCGCGCGGGGGAGAAGAGACGAGTCGGACGGCTCTGCGAAACGGCGGGCCCATGGTTTAGAGGTTTATGAGCGGACACAGGTGTAATGTTGGTTGAATTCTGCAATTACAACACATTGTATTCTGTTATGGGACACACGAACTTACGTTTCAGCATTGTTTGTAAGTGCATTTGATCGCGCGCTTATAGGCAACGGTTATTGCGGGAGACCTATGGTATAGTTATTGCTTTTAAATGGTAAACTCTCCGAAGGCAGACGTGTGACAGTGCCTTCACACTTGCCccatctctctgtctctctctctctcatacgCCAGAAGACATCCGGGCGGGTGGGGGAGTGTTATCAACGCATTAAGAGCAATTAATCtgcaaaaggaaaataatgcCTTTAGCGATTGCTCGCGTAGCAAACAAATTCTATCCAAAGCAAATGCTAAAGAGCGTGTGTGTCTTCCATTCCGATAGAATTACCAATGACCGTCACTCATACGCACAGCTCGGACCATGTGTCATCCTACCGAATGGCATCAACTCAAAGGGATTGACCAATTTAGCCAGCAGCTACTTCACAGCTGGGAGCGACGTATCTGAATTGTTCGACATCTGCAAAGAATCTGTTCAAATATTTGAtagaacacacgcacacacacagggacacACGATAGCAGCATCGTCGATATCGTCACCAGTAACGATGACGAGCAGCCAGCCATGCATCCCTTCGAGAGGGGATGCTGTCGTATGCGCGCCATTACTAGAGTATGTACAACTGTTGCCCAACACTAGACCGACGATCATCGAAATAATCACGAACCTAGAAAAAAGTCTACAGATTCTAATTAGGTGGagagggagagtgagagagagacagtggAAGCCTCGGCCGGTCGCTCCTCAATTGGCGCTAACCGGATGCATCAGCGCGGTTGGTTGTCTGGATGCCCGTAATACGCCCTCAATAAGCAACCAGTGGACACCTGTAAAGAGAGCA
Proteins encoded:
- the LOC120959907 gene encoding RNA-binding protein 39, translating into MKSTTFYDHETRKEHHISDKMAADDELNNEVLNLLEAPYNKEDDAAASPVENGATTNGEKKSKENGHSKSSRHRSRSRERERERERDRDRERDRDRERERDRERDRDGEKASKKHRSGSPGRTRDKERRRSKDRSKSRSPARRDRSKDRSKEKDRGKSDHHRREVVVEKRRSRDRVDHRRRSRERDYRRRSRSRDGGRGMGRGRRSMSPKPYRGRGRGGSGYYRDRSPLEEMSQEDRDARTVFCMQLSQRIHARDLEEFFSSVGKVRDVRLITCNKTKRFKGIAYIEFKDPESVALALGLSGQKLLGIPISVQHTQAEKNRMASQPPVAPPKNPSGPMRLYVGSLHFNITEDMLNGIFEPFGKIDNIQLIMDADTGRSKGYGFITFHNADDAKKALEQLNGFELAGRPMKVGNVTERLDVTTHASLDTDEMDRSGIELGATGRLQLMFKLAEGAGLAVPRAAADALLATAPQPVPQQPIMQSPPIATQCFLLSNMFDPATETNPNWDLEIQDDVIEECNKHGGVQHVYVDKQSPSGNVYVKCPSIATAVLAVNALHGRWFAGRVIGAAYVPLINYYNLFPEAAQSVTMLQPKRSG